From a single Nissabacter sp. SGAir0207 genomic region:
- a CDS encoding Ig-like domain-containing protein, which translates to MSTINSSAREGGVLFSQLSDGAITAAAATLVINPVATDDMINFAEAEAEPGITVSGTSSLANADLTVTLGSGSYTTQTDASGGWSVIIPSHTLSYPAGAYPDGNYTLTASVADGSGNSQVASRALYLNSDGGSLPSGGGGFENSVNNGAEHRVGQTINGWTTNVEAGQEVILHINERVYTTQVQADGSWQVILSAEEVASLPNGTGNLWITVTDRAGNPVEPAIARFTFEDSLPGIAIDTVAGDNIINSAEAQGDVVIQGIAHLVAAGTPVTLALGSLSYSTQVQADGSWSVTVPAADVQALGDTQLAAVVETTDEFGNPLSDSLQLVTDIIDTPQLYFDPFAGDDVLNVQEQATDQYFTGHAYFVEPGQIVTLHLGNFTYSAVVDTFESWSVLIPASDLGQFSTGPVDITATVADRAGNTAFAEGSLYVNLNVGSLTLDPIAGDNQLNAAEGAQDLVISGDTEGVPLGNGVNVILNGKIYFTSVINDAGHWSVTIPAADLAQLPDGPNTVAVNTGDSAGNSLDITQTLMVYQDNLPSLRINPVSGDNVLNGAEVQSDQIISGTTRHVQSGQTVELEADGVTYSAVVQADGRWSLIIPAEAVADFGNGREVLRASVSDVAGNPATASRAIHVHSHRDGLSIDPVTGDNLINASEADGAIALSGHTEGVARGALVHLTLNGQHYSARVGRDGSWSARIPAADAAALEEGTATLTAHVRGAHGRMLCARATLTVDLTAPSLALAPVTGDNLITLQEAQAGFALTGTASAAAAGLLVMIMLDGVSYHAPVQADGSWTAAIPAGALADQPAGELPLAISLSDLAGNLAQVNSVLTLAGAEEARAPAADESALMAAPAAAEVAATPDQAEETGFIGGLRLESVQGEAVGGSGDDTLLLTSAEVAHIDGGAGIDTLLLAGSDQHLDLAALGLKIEHIEIVDLGQSGSNSLALGLHEAQTLKDTPDESLLIKGAAGSQLNLVGDGSLWTESGERQLDGLLFDVYHNSALESDNTLGDVLVQQGIVVHQI; encoded by the coding sequence ATGTCAACGATAAATTCCTCCGCCCGTGAGGGCGGGGTGCTCTTTTCCCAACTCAGCGACGGCGCAATAACTGCGGCTGCCGCTACGCTGGTGATCAATCCGGTCGCCACGGATGACATGATCAATTTTGCCGAGGCGGAAGCGGAACCCGGCATCACCGTCAGCGGCACGTCGTCGCTGGCCAATGCTGACCTGACCGTGACGCTCGGCAGCGGCAGCTACACCACCCAGACGGATGCCAGCGGCGGCTGGAGCGTCATTATCCCCTCACACACCCTTAGCTACCCGGCGGGCGCCTACCCGGATGGCAACTACACCCTGACCGCCAGCGTGGCGGATGGCAGCGGCAACAGCCAGGTGGCGAGCCGGGCGCTCTACCTCAACAGCGACGGTGGCTCGCTGCCGTCGGGCGGCGGCGGCTTTGAGAACAGCGTCAACAACGGCGCGGAGCACCGGGTGGGGCAGACCATCAACGGCTGGACGACCAATGTCGAGGCCGGGCAAGAGGTGATACTGCACATCAATGAGCGGGTCTACACCACGCAGGTGCAGGCGGATGGCAGCTGGCAGGTGATTCTGTCGGCGGAGGAGGTCGCCTCGCTGCCCAACGGCACCGGCAACCTCTGGATCACTGTCACTGACCGCGCGGGCAACCCGGTGGAGCCGGCCATCGCGCGCTTTACCTTTGAGGACAGCCTGCCGGGCATCGCCATTGATACCGTGGCCGGTGACAACATCATCAACTCGGCGGAGGCGCAGGGCGACGTGGTGATTCAGGGCATCGCCCATCTGGTGGCGGCGGGCACGCCGGTCACGCTGGCGCTCGGCAGCCTGAGCTACAGCACCCAGGTGCAGGCGGATGGCAGTTGGAGCGTCACGGTGCCCGCGGCGGATGTGCAGGCGCTGGGCGACACCCAGCTGGCGGCGGTGGTGGAGACCACTGACGAATTTGGCAACCCGCTGTCAGACAGCCTGCAACTGGTGACGGACATCATCGACACGCCGCAGCTCTACTTTGACCCCTTCGCCGGTGATGACGTGCTGAACGTGCAGGAGCAGGCCACCGATCAGTACTTCACCGGCCACGCCTACTTTGTCGAGCCGGGGCAGATCGTCACCCTCCATCTGGGCAACTTCACCTACAGCGCGGTGGTGGATACCTTTGAGAGCTGGAGCGTGCTGATCCCGGCCTCGGATCTGGGCCAGTTCTCCACCGGCCCGGTCGATATCACCGCCACGGTGGCGGATCGCGCCGGTAACACCGCCTTTGCCGAGGGCAGCCTGTACGTCAACCTCAACGTCGGCAGCCTCACCCTCGACCCGATCGCTGGCGACAACCAACTGAATGCGGCCGAGGGGGCGCAGGATCTGGTGATCAGCGGCGACACCGAGGGCGTGCCGCTGGGCAACGGGGTGAATGTCATCCTCAACGGCAAGATCTACTTTACGTCGGTGATCAATGACGCCGGTCACTGGAGCGTGACTATCCCGGCGGCGGATCTGGCGCAACTGCCGGATGGCCCGAACACTGTGGCGGTCAACACCGGCGACAGCGCGGGCAACAGCCTCGACATCACCCAGACCCTGATGGTCTATCAGGACAATCTGCCGTCGCTGCGCATCAACCCGGTCAGCGGCGACAACGTGCTGAACGGGGCGGAGGTGCAGAGTGACCAGATCATCAGCGGCACCACCCGCCACGTGCAGAGCGGCCAGACGGTGGAACTGGAGGCCGATGGCGTCACCTACAGCGCCGTGGTGCAGGCGGATGGGCGCTGGTCGCTGATCATCCCGGCAGAGGCGGTGGCGGACTTTGGCAATGGCCGCGAAGTGCTGCGCGCCAGCGTCAGTGACGTGGCGGGCAACCCGGCCACTGCCTCGCGGGCAATCCACGTCCATAGCCACCGTGACGGCCTGAGCATCGACCCGGTCACCGGTGACAACCTGATCAACGCCAGCGAGGCGGACGGGGCGATCGCCCTGAGCGGCCACACCGAGGGGGTGGCGCGCGGCGCGCTGGTGCACCTGACGCTGAATGGCCAGCACTACAGCGCCCGCGTTGGTCGGGACGGCAGCTGGTCGGCGCGCATCCCGGCAGCGGATGCCGCGGCGCTGGAGGAGGGGACGGCGACGCTGACGGCCCATGTGCGTGGCGCGCATGGCCGGATGCTGTGCGCCAGAGCCACGCTCACCGTCGATCTCACCGCCCCCAGTTTGGCGCTGGCACCGGTCACTGGCGATAACCTGATCACCCTGCAGGAGGCGCAGGCGGGCTTTGCCCTGACCGGCACCGCCAGCGCGGCGGCGGCCGGGCTGCTGGTGATGATCATGCTGGATGGGGTGAGCTACCACGCGCCGGTGCAGGCGGATGGCAGCTGGACGGCCGCCATCCCGGCCGGGGCGCTGGCAGACCAACCGGCGGGCGAGTTGCCGCTGGCCATCAGCCTGAGCGATCTGGCGGGCAATCTGGCGCAGGTCAATAGCGTACTGACGCTGGCCGGGGCAGAGGAGGCGCGTGCACCTGCCGCCGATGAGAGTGCATTGATGGCGGCACCCGCCGCAGCGGAGGTCGCGGCCACGCCCGATCAGGCCGAGGAGACGGGCTTCATTGGCGGCCTGCGGCTGGAGAGCGTGCAGGGCGAGGCGGTGGGCGGCAGCGGCGATGACACCCTGCTGCTGACCTCGGCGGAGGTGGCGCACATTGACGGCGGCGCGGGCATCGACACCCTGTTGCTGGCGGGCAGTGACCAGCACCTCGATCTGGCGGCGCTGGGGCTGAAGATTGAGCACATCGAGATCGTTGACCTCGGCCAGAGCGGCAGCAACAGTCTGGCGCTGGGCCTGCATGAGGCGCAAACCCTCAAGGACACGCCGGATGAGAGCCTGCTGATCAAGGGCGCGGCGGGCAGCCAGCTCAATCTGGTGGGCGATGGCAGCCTCTGGACGGAGAGTGGCGAGCGGCAACTGGATGGGCTGCTGTTTGATGTTTACCACAACAGCGCGTTGGAGAGCGACAACACGCTGGGCGACGTACTGGTGCAACAGGGGATTGTGGTGCACCAGATCTAA